In Candidatus Eisenbacteria bacterium, a single window of DNA contains:
- a CDS encoding right-handed parallel beta-helix repeat-containing protein has protein sequence MKSHFLRGCLLAILALAAPSMVQAVVWVVDDPADPIPVTGTLTLRQALTFANAMPGVQHRILFQIPAAGMQTIFVTSPLPVITVDSVWIDGYSQPGASPGASPPATATILVQLDGLMAGPSHGLWVQSSFNRIEGLAVMNFDWDGIRIQGTPLPGTRCNMVHGNFVGTDAIGGVAAGNGRKPGGNIWAGVDVLCTPGPLTYCWDNLVDGNLISTNFRCGVQISSCPPSDCWANQVLRNFIGTDVTGMNPFGNLGSGVVLAEGTHDNVLQSNVISDNGGNGVDITGNFFTVPPSYTYHNSITSNLIGVASDGITPMGNGGRGVSVGIFEASSFFAGFGRENLFTTNTVAHNFLAGFSVWEHPTSSNNADQNTYLQNDTHDNGGLGIDLGDNGVTVNDPGDMDAGANEELNGPLVMTAVYYAGTTTITGIVDNGAQVHVYRARLDPSGWGEGELWLSSAWPDPLGGWTVSVTGLVPGDFVTALAMDWAGGGVYSNTSEFAQCMVVQKAVGVGEVDGPRFVLRSGGPNPFRSATAFRYRLGEAGPVWLGVYDPTGRLVRTLASGYAGAGEHEARWDGAAADGRPAPTGIYFVGLSSGARQATVRILKVK, from the coding sequence ATGAAATCGCACTTCCTGCGCGGCTGCCTGCTGGCGATCCTGGCGCTGGCGGCTCCCTCCATGGTCCAGGCGGTCGTGTGGGTGGTGGATGATCCCGCAGACCCGATCCCCGTCACCGGAACCCTCACGCTGCGCCAGGCGCTGACCTTCGCCAACGCCATGCCCGGCGTGCAGCACCGCATCCTGTTCCAGATCCCCGCGGCCGGAATGCAGACCATCTTCGTGACCTCCCCGCTGCCGGTGATCACCGTGGACAGCGTGTGGATCGACGGGTACAGCCAGCCGGGCGCCTCGCCCGGAGCCTCTCCGCCGGCCACGGCGACCATCCTGGTCCAGCTCGACGGGTTGATGGCGGGCCCGTCGCACGGACTGTGGGTGCAGTCGTCCTTCAACCGGATCGAGGGCCTGGCGGTCATGAACTTCGACTGGGACGGGATCCGCATCCAGGGAACGCCGCTCCCGGGCACCCGGTGCAACATGGTCCACGGGAACTTCGTGGGTACCGACGCCATCGGCGGCGTGGCGGCGGGCAACGGCCGCAAGCCCGGAGGCAACATCTGGGCGGGGGTGGATGTCCTGTGCACCCCAGGGCCGCTCACGTACTGCTGGGACAACCTGGTGGACGGCAACCTCATCTCCACGAACTTCCGCTGCGGGGTGCAAATCTCCAGCTGCCCGCCCTCGGACTGCTGGGCCAACCAGGTGCTCAGGAACTTCATCGGGACCGATGTCACCGGGATGAACCCGTTCGGCAACCTCGGGTCCGGCGTGGTGCTGGCCGAGGGCACGCACGACAACGTGTTGCAATCGAATGTCATCTCGGACAACGGCGGTAACGGCGTGGACATCACCGGGAACTTCTTCACGGTGCCGCCTTCGTACACGTACCACAATTCCATCACCAGCAACCTGATCGGTGTGGCCTCGGACGGCATCACCCCGATGGGGAATGGCGGGCGGGGCGTTAGCGTGGGGATCTTCGAGGCCAGCTCGTTCTTCGCCGGCTTCGGCCGGGAGAATCTCTTCACCACCAACACCGTGGCTCACAACTTCCTGGCCGGGTTCAGCGTGTGGGAACACCCCACCAGCTCCAACAACGCGGACCAGAACACCTATCTCCAGAACGACACCCATGACAACGGCGGGCTGGGAATCGACCTGGGTGACAATGGAGTGACCGTGAACGACCCCGGGGACATGGATGCCGGCGCGAACGAGGAGCTGAACGGCCCGCTGGTGATGACCGCCGTGTACTACGCGGGCACGACCACGATCACCGGAATCGTCGACAACGGCGCCCAGGTGCACGTGTACCGCGCCAGGCTCGATCCCAGCGGCTGGGGCGAGGGTGAGCTGTGGCTGAGTTCGGCCTGGCCCGACCCGCTCGGCGGCTGGACCGTGTCCGTGACCGGGCTTGTGCCTGGGGACTTCGTGACCGCACTGGCGATGGACTGGGCCGGGGGAGGCGTCTACTCCAACACCTCCGAGTTCGCGCAATGCATGGTGGTCCAGAAGGCCGTGGGGGTGGGTGAAGTTGACGGGCCGCGGTTCGTGCTGCGGTCGGGCGGGCCGAATCCGTTCCGCTCGGCCACGGCGTTCCGTTACCGCCTGGGGGAGGCGGGTCCGGTGTGGCTGGGCGTCTACGATCCCACCGGCAGGCTCGTCCGGACGCTGGCGTCCGGGTACGCGGGCGCCGGGGAGCACGAGGCCCGCTGGGATGGAGCCGCCGCGGATGGACGGCCCGCACCCACCGGGATCTACTTCGTCGGGTTGAGTTCCGGCGCGCGGCAGGCCACCGTGAGAATCCTCAAGGTGAAGTGA
- the lhgO gene encoding L-2-hydroxyglutarate oxidase — MSSDPSGRAHDFAVIGGGIVGLATARALARRFPGRSLLVLEKEDAVATHQTAHNSGVLHSGLYYRPGSAKARLCLEGLASMVAFCREHGVPFTVCGKVVVAVSEAEVPRLDELERRGRANGVPQVERIGPERLREIEPHAAGIAALHVPSTGIIDFTLVAEKLAFLLRAGGAEVRTGAELRAAHSTGSEVVLQTPAGEFRAKSVINCAGLMCDRVARMLGADPGVRIVPFRGEYYTLRPEREGLVKALIYPVPDPAFPFLGVHFTRMARGGVEAGPNAVLAFKREGYRKTDFNLRDVLEYVRFPGFGRIVSRHWRTGMGEMRRSWDKGAFVGALQRLLPDLRGDDLAPGGSGVRAQAVAPDGRLLDDFEFLDQPRALHVLNAPSPAATASLAIGEAIARKAEVLFTP; from the coding sequence ATGTCCTCCGATCCCTCCGGCCGCGCCCATGACTTTGCCGTCATCGGCGGTGGCATCGTAGGCCTGGCCACCGCGCGCGCGCTGGCCCGCCGCTTTCCGGGCAGGAGCCTGCTGGTCCTCGAGAAGGAGGACGCGGTCGCCACCCACCAGACCGCCCACAACAGCGGCGTGCTCCACTCCGGCCTGTACTACCGTCCCGGCTCCGCCAAGGCCCGCCTGTGCCTCGAGGGGCTGGCGTCCATGGTCGCCTTCTGCCGCGAGCACGGGGTGCCGTTTACTGTGTGCGGCAAGGTGGTCGTGGCGGTGAGCGAGGCGGAGGTGCCGCGGCTGGACGAGCTGGAGCGGCGCGGCAGGGCCAACGGCGTGCCGCAGGTGGAGCGCATTGGCCCGGAGCGGCTGCGCGAGATCGAGCCGCACGCCGCCGGAATCGCCGCGCTGCACGTGCCCTCGACCGGCATCATCGACTTCACGCTGGTGGCCGAGAAGCTGGCCTTCCTGCTCCGCGCCGGCGGCGCCGAGGTGCGCACCGGGGCCGAGTTGCGCGCCGCCCACTCCACGGGCTCGGAAGTGGTGCTGCAGACCCCGGCGGGGGAGTTCCGCGCGAAGAGCGTGATCAACTGCGCCGGCCTGATGTGCGACCGCGTTGCGCGCATGCTGGGCGCGGACCCGGGCGTGCGCATCGTGCCCTTCCGGGGCGAGTACTACACGCTCCGTCCGGAGCGCGAGGGCCTGGTGAAGGCGCTCATCTACCCGGTGCCCGACCCGGCGTTTCCGTTCCTGGGGGTGCACTTCACGCGCATGGCCCGCGGCGGGGTGGAGGCCGGGCCCAACGCGGTGCTGGCCTTCAAGCGCGAGGGCTACCGCAAGACCGATTTCAACCTGCGCGACGTGCTGGAGTACGTGCGGTTCCCCGGCTTCGGCAGGATCGTCTCCCGGCACTGGCGCACCGGGATGGGGGAGATGCGCCGCTCCTGGGACAAGGGCGCCTTCGTGGGCGCGCTGCAGCGGCTGCTGCCCGACCTGCGCGGCGACGACCTGGCGCCCGGCGGATCCGGCGTGCGCGCCCAGGCCGTGGCTCCCGACGGGCGGCTGCTCGACGACTTCGAGTTCCTGGACCAGCCGCGCGCCCTGCACGTCCTCAACGCGCCGTCGCCGGCCGCCACGGCATCCCTGGCCATCGGAGAGGCCATCGCGCGCAAGGCGGAAGTACTGTTCACCCCGTAG